Below is a window of Candidatus Methylomirabilota bacterium DNA.
CGATGACGGCGCATGACCACGAATACCCGAGCGATCTCGAACGTGACATCACGCTCGGCGATGGAGCTCGGATCCACCTGCGAGCGATCAGACCGGACGATGAGGAGCGCTTGATCTCCTTTCACGATCACCTTACCGGGCAGACCGCCTACCAGCGCTTCTTCAACGCCTTGAGGCATCTGCCGCGCGCCACGGCTCACTTCCTCGCCAACGTGGACTACCGGCGGCGGCTCGCGCTGGTCGCCGAGCATGGAGAAGGCGCTTGCCGCACGCTGGTGGGCGTTGCCCGCTATGACTGCACTGACCAGCCGGACATCGCCGAGATCGCCTTCGTGATCAGGGACGACTGGCAGAACCGCGGGCTCGGCACGATCCTGCTGGAGGCCCTCTTGACGGCGGCGGCAGAGCGCGGGATCGACCGGTTCCGTGCCTACGTCCTGGCCTCCAATGGACGGATGCTCGACATGTTGACTCGCTTCACCGATATCCGCGAGCGCCAGACCGAAGGGGGCGTGACCGAGCTCCTCCTCACCCGCCGTCCTCCTCCGAGCGGCCGGCGCTCACGCTAGGCGCCTGACGGTCACCGCAGCGATCCGAGATAGGCCGCCAGCGCCTCGACCTCGGAGTCGCTCAGCTCGATCTTCGGCATGTGCGCGGTCGGGCGCTGCATCGACGGATCTTGCAGCCAGCGGGTCAGATAAGCCCGGTCCCGCTTGGCTCCGATATGCGAGAGATCGGGCGCGATCGGCGTCCCCACCGCCCCGATGGTGTGACAG
It encodes the following:
- a CDS encoding GNAT family N-acetyltransferase; translation: MLDIADLWLRHPRCTSGFPMTAHDHEYPSDLERDITLGDGARIHLRAIRPDDEERLISFHDHLTGQTAYQRFFNALRHLPRATAHFLANVDYRRRLALVAEHGEGACRTLVGVARYDCTDQPDIAEIAFVIRDDWQNRGLGTILLEALLTAAAERGIDRFRAYVLASNGRMLDMLTRFTDIRERQTEGGVTELLLTRRPPPSGRRSR
- a CDS encoding cytochrome c, whose amino-acid sequence is MIFKSMLLLGAIALMTSSGHAQDRNAGQTIFRDQGCFGCHTIGAVGTPIAPDLSHIGAKRDRAYLTRWLQDPSMQRPTAHMPKIELSDSEVEALAAYLGSLR